From bacterium:
AGCAGCTCGCCCAGGACCGCCGGGCCCGACGCGTTGGCCGGGAAGTAGCCGAACCAGCCGGGCGACTGCCAGTGGGTCGTGCCGGGCAGCACGATCCCCTCGACGTCGCGCATCAGGTCGGCGAAGGGTTCGCCGTCGCGCGGCGGCAGCGGCGGCAGCGCGGCGCGCACGTCGCCGGGGGCGGCGCGGCTCTGCACGGGCAGCGTCTCGAGGCGCTCCCAGTAGTCGGCGATCCAGTCCACCACCTCGCGGCCGTGGCGGCGGAACTCCTCGGGCGTCATGTGGCGGTCTTCGTGTCGCATGTCGTCGCTCCCGTGGCTGTCAGTCGGAATCGAGGTGGCGGCCGCACTCGCCGACGAGCGCGGCCACCACCTGCTTGTGCAGGCCGGCCGGCGCCGCCACCGTGTAGTGGTGCAGGAAGACGTCGACGTGGCGCATGGAGAAGTCCTCGACCACGCGCACGCCCGCGCCGCGCCGGACGAGGTGGCGCGGGACGACCGCTCGGCCCAGGCCCTGCGACACGCCGTCGAGGATCCCGTAGACGTCGCTCATGAAGGCGCGGCGGTAGTCGGGAGCGTCGGGGCGCCCGGCGAAGAACCAGCGCGTGACGTCGTCGTCGGGGTCGTTGTCCAGGTAGATGTCGGCAGGGGAGGCGCGGCGCGCGCTCTCGATCACCACGTACCGCTCGCGGCCCAGGGGCAGGGCCGTCACGTCGGACCAGGCGAGCCGCCGGTCCAGGACGATGAAGTCGGCGACGCCCTCGCGCAGCACGCGCGGCAGCGCCGAGGTCTGGTGGACCTGGAACTCGATCTGGATCGCCGGATTCCCGCGCAGCAGCGCCGCCAGGGACGGTAGGACCGCGGAGCGGAGGATCGACGAGTAGGCGGCCACGCGCAGGGGGCCGGCCAGGTCCCCGACCGCGGGCTCCTTCAGGTCGCGCAGCAGTTCGGCGTCGAGCTGGTCCTTGGCCTGGCAGTAGCGCAGCAGGCGCAGGCCGGTCTCGGTCAGCCGGATGCCGTCGTTCCCGCGGACGAAGAGCGTGGCGCCCAGCTCCTCCTCCAGCTTGTGCACGCGCTGGGAGAGCGCCGACTGCGAGACGTGCAGGCGCACCGCCGCGCGGGTGAAGCTCTTGAGCCTGGCCGTCTCGAAGAAGGCCGCCAGCCGATCGGTCGCCAGTTCGCGGCTCATCGATTCTCCTTATGGGTTG
This genomic window contains:
- a CDS encoding LysR family transcriptional regulator gives rise to the protein MSRELATDRLAAFFETARLKSFTRAAVRLHVSQSALSQRVHKLEEELGATLFVRGNDGIRLTETGLRLLRYCQAKDQLDAELLRDLKEPAVGDLAGPLRVAAYSSILRSAVLPSLAALLRGNPAIQIEFQVHQTSALPRVLREGVADFIVLDRRLAWSDVTALPLGRERYVVIESARRASPADIYLDNDPDDDVTRWFFAGRPDAPDYRRAFMSDVYGILDGVSQGLGRAVVPRHLVRRGAGVRVVEDFSMRHVDVFLHHYTVAAPAGLHKQVVAALVGECGRHLDSD